One Narcine bancroftii isolate sNarBan1 chromosome 3, sNarBan1.hap1, whole genome shotgun sequence DNA window includes the following coding sequences:
- the LOC138758014 gene encoding uncharacterized protein YagA-like, which yields MRAPIQNFDLTEFQHIHVDLIGPLLVSKEARYLLMVVDRAARWPEAIPIKEASAETCARILVSQWITHFGVPVHITSDRGAQFTSAPRTLMVKLLGAKLYHTTPYYPQSNRFMERFHRHLKASL from the coding sequence atgcgagcccccatccagaacttcgacctgACGgaattccaacacatccacgttgatctcatcgggcccctgctggtgtccaaggaggctcgttacctcctcatgGTGGTGGATCGGGCCGCAAGGTGGCCGGAGGCCATCCCAATTAAGGAGGCCTCCGCGGAGACATGCGCCAGgattctggtcagccaatggatcacaCATTTCGGAGTCCCGGTGCACATCACTAGTGACAGAGGGGCTCAGTTCACGTCTGCCCCGAGGACTCTGATGGTGAAGCTCCTGGGAGCCAAGCTCTACCACACCACACCATACTACCCACAGTCCAACAGGTTcatggagaggttccacaggcacctgaaggcatcactTTAG